Proteins found in one Erythrobacter sp. 3-20A1M genomic segment:
- a CDS encoding helix-turn-helix domain-containing protein yields MSQEPPTLGSLLRNLRKREGWTLKEMSAKSGIPVSTLSKIEHDRLTLTYDKLQSLGQRLGLRMSDLFSEQDETASQAVTARRSLGDIGRSVRVETPNYDYYYLCTELRRKRMIPVITKIRARSAEQFGDLVRHSGEEFIYVLSGKVVVQTEFYDPVTLEAGQSLYIDSSMGHAYLAAEDCEEAEVLGIMSSADEALMESMLNLHEEQRQATTPANEDTPSDEHTRTARGAR; encoded by the coding sequence ATGTCGCAGGAACCGCCCACTCTGGGCTCTCTGCTTCGCAATCTGCGCAAGAGGGAAGGCTGGACCCTCAAGGAAATGAGCGCGAAGAGCGGCATCCCCGTCTCCACGCTGTCCAAGATCGAGCATGACCGGCTTACGCTGACCTACGACAAGCTCCAGTCGCTGGGGCAAAGGCTGGGCCTGCGCATGTCGGACCTTTTTTCCGAACAGGACGAGACCGCGTCACAGGCTGTTACCGCCCGGCGCAGCCTGGGCGATATCGGGCGCTCGGTCCGCGTCGAGACGCCCAATTACGATTATTACTATCTTTGCACGGAGCTTCGCCGGAAACGGATGATACCCGTCATCACGAAGATTCGCGCCCGCTCCGCCGAACAGTTCGGCGATCTCGTGCGCCATTCGGGCGAGGAATTCATCTATGTGCTGAGCGGCAAGGTGGTCGTGCAGACCGAATTCTACGATCCGGTGACGCTGGAGGCGGGGCAGTCGCTCTATATCGATTCCAGCATGGGCCACGCATATCTGGCGGCGGAAGATTGCGAGGAAGCGGAAGTCCTGGGTATCATGTCGAGTGCCGACGAAGCGCTGATGGAATCGATGCTCAACCTGCACGAGGAACAAAGGCAGGCGACCACCCCGGCCAACGAGGACACGCCGTCCGACGAACACACCCGCACCGCCAGAGGAGCGCGATGA
- a CDS encoding serine hydrolase has product MRFFKLFIGLALIGALIAAGAISTAQTLDETSTMQGPLTPEPAVAQASPSSGGTGETLTQDDINAWLDGYMPYALRSGDVAGAVVTVVRDGQIVAAKGYGYADVGKGTPVDPARTLFRPGSVSKLVTWTAVMQQVQAGKIDLDADVNRYLDFEIPPREGKPVTMRQLMTHTAGFEEAVKDLISFDPKAAQPIGTYLKRWVPERIFAAGTTPAYSNWGTTLAGYIVQRTSGIPFDDYVEQRIFRPLGMNTATFRQPLPERLEPLMATGYPLASGEKEGFEIVVPAPAGSLSASGLDMAKFMIAHLQGGGPILDAKTAAMMHDSPLDKVDPASLIPPLNRMELGFFETNINGRDVIAHLGDTQNFHTSLHLFMDEGVGLYVSFNSTGKEGVVQEVRAQLFQDFADRYFPASGTDGRVDPETAKQHARMMTGVWMNSRRGQSNFIDILNLFGQTDVTLDADGGLLVPSLVEPGGAPRKWDEIAPFVWRDRTGHDRLAAKVVDGKVVRWSFDMVSPFMVFDPVEGYRSKTWILPLVYASLAILLLTALYWPATWFIRRRYRSELRVEGKARRAYRAAGIMAWAELLTIGGWTALVLAMFTQLELLSGASDPLLWLAKIVAIIVFVGAVPIAGWNAWLTWTDGRKWTSKLWSVLFLLATVVILYVAIVFHVLVLSTNY; this is encoded by the coding sequence ATGCGATTTTTCAAGCTGTTTATCGGTCTGGCGCTGATCGGTGCATTGATCGCGGCGGGGGCTATCTCCACCGCGCAGACGCTCGATGAAACCTCGACCATGCAAGGTCCGCTGACCCCCGAACCGGCGGTCGCGCAAGCATCCCCATCATCGGGCGGCACTGGCGAGACGCTCACCCAGGACGACATCAACGCATGGCTCGACGGGTATATGCCCTATGCGCTTCGCTCCGGCGACGTGGCGGGCGCCGTCGTTACCGTCGTGCGCGATGGCCAAATCGTCGCGGCAAAGGGCTATGGCTATGCGGATGTCGGCAAGGGGACGCCGGTCGATCCCGCGCGCACCCTGTTCCGCCCCGGCTCGGTCTCGAAGCTCGTCACCTGGACCGCCGTCATGCAGCAGGTTCAGGCCGGGAAGATCGATCTCGACGCCGACGTCAATCGCTATCTCGATTTCGAGATTCCGCCGCGCGAGGGGAAGCCGGTGACCATGCGGCAGCTCATGACGCATACGGCCGGGTTCGAAGAGGCGGTGAAGGATCTCATCAGCTTCGATCCCAAGGCTGCGCAGCCCATTGGCACCTATCTCAAGCGTTGGGTGCCCGAGCGCATCTTCGCCGCCGGTACGACGCCGGCCTATTCGAACTGGGGCACCACGCTGGCGGGATATATCGTGCAGCGCACGTCCGGCATCCCGTTTGATGATTATGTCGAACAGCGGATCTTCCGTCCGCTCGGCATGAACACCGCGACGTTCCGCCAGCCGCTGCCCGAGCGTCTCGAACCGCTGATGGCGACCGGCTATCCGCTCGCCTCGGGCGAGAAGGAAGGGTTCGAGATCGTCGTTCCCGCCCCGGCCGGATCGCTGTCCGCGTCCGGGCTGGACATGGCCAAGTTCATGATCGCCCACCTGCAGGGCGGCGGCCCGATCCTCGACGCGAAGACCGCGGCGATGATGCATGACAGCCCTCTCGACAAGGTCGATCCGGCGTCACTCATCCCGCCGCTGAACCGTATGGAGCTGGGCTTCTTCGAAACCAACATCAACGGGCGCGACGTCATCGCGCATCTCGGCGATACGCAGAACTTCCACACCTCCCTGCATCTTTTCATGGACGAGGGTGTGGGCCTGTACGTCTCGTTCAATTCCACCGGCAAGGAGGGGGTCGTGCAGGAGGTTCGGGCGCAGCTGTTCCAGGATTTCGCCGACCGCTACTTTCCGGCCTCCGGTACCGATGGACGGGTCGATCCGGAAACGGCGAAGCAGCATGCCCGGATGATGACGGGGGTCTGGATGAACAGCCGCCGGGGCCAATCGAACTTCATCGATATCCTCAACCTCTTCGGCCAGACCGACGTCACGCTGGACGCGGATGGCGGATTGCTCGTCCCCTCGCTGGTGGAACCGGGCGGCGCGCCGCGCAAGTGGGACGAGATCGCGCCGTTCGTGTGGCGCGATCGCACCGGGCATGATCGGCTCGCCGCGAAGGTCGTCGACGGGAAGGTCGTGCGCTGGAGCTTCGACATGGTCTCCCCCTTCATGGTGTTCGACCCGGTCGAGGGCTATCGCTCCAAGACCTGGATCCTGCCGCTGGTCTATGCCAGCTTGGCGATCCTTCTCCTGACCGCGCTCTATTGGCCTGCCACCTGGTTCATCCGTCGACGCTATCGGTCCGAACTGCGGGTGGAAGGTAAGGCAAGGCGCGCCTATCGCGCCGCCGGGATCATGGCGTGGGCGGAATTGTTGACGATCGGCGGATGGACGGCGCTGGTCCTGGCGATGTTCACCCAGCTCGAACTGCTGAGCGGGGCGTCCGACCCGCTGCTGTGGCTTGCGAAGATCGTCGCGATCATCGTCTTCGTCGGCGCTGTGCCGATCGCAGGCTGGAACGCGTGGCTGACTTGGACGGATGGCCGCAAGTGGACGTCCAAGCTGTGGAGCGTGCTGTTCCTGCTGGCGACCGTGGTGATCCTCTACGTCGCGATCGTCTTCCACGTCCTCGTGCTGTCGACTAACTACTGA
- a CDS encoding IlvD/Edd family dehydratase translates to MRAARKRLRSRSWFDNPDHPDMTALYLERYLNYGLSIEELQSDRPIIGIAQTGSDLVPCNRHHLVLAARVKDGIREAGGIPLEFPVHPIQETGKRPTAGLDRNLAYLSLVETIYGYPIDGVVLTIGCDKTTPACLMAAATVNVPAIALSVGPMLNGWHEGRRVGSGTIIWKAREMLAKGEIDYEGFIKLVASSSPSTGYCNTMGTATTMNSLTEALGMSLPGSAAIPAPHRDRQQCAWETGRQIVEMVAADRKPSDIMTRDAFLNAIRVNSAIGGSTNAPIHLNAVARHLGVELTIADWEEHGAKVPLLVNLQPAGEYLGEDFHRAGGVPAVMGELLRNGELDGSVMTATGKTVSENIGTARSLDEQVIRPYGQPLAEHAGLTVLSGNLFDNAVMKTSVVSAQFRSRYLSNPESPNRFEGRAIVFDGPEDYHQRIDDPELGVDQDCILIMRGAGPVGYPGGAEVVNMRPPAALIQAGIDTLPCIGDGRQSGTSGSPSVLNASPEAAVGGGLALVRTGDTIRIDLTARKVDVLLDDEELDRRRQEISDDNTGLAPESQTPWQEIQRNLVGQFGEGAVLECAVAYQRIAQTKGLPRDSH, encoded by the coding sequence ATGCGAGCAGCACGCAAGAGACTTCGCTCGCGAAGCTGGTTCGACAATCCCGACCATCCCGATATGACCGCGCTCTATCTGGAGCGCTATCTGAATTACGGGCTGAGCATCGAGGAGCTGCAATCGGACCGTCCGATCATCGGGATCGCGCAGACGGGTAGCGACCTCGTGCCCTGCAACCGCCACCATCTGGTGCTGGCCGCGCGGGTGAAGGACGGCATTCGAGAAGCGGGCGGCATTCCGCTGGAATTCCCGGTGCATCCGATCCAGGAAACCGGCAAGCGCCCCACCGCGGGGCTCGACCGCAACCTCGCCTATCTGAGCCTGGTCGAGACCATCTACGGCTATCCAATCGACGGCGTTGTCCTGACGATCGGGTGCGACAAGACCACCCCGGCGTGCCTGATGGCGGCTGCGACGGTCAACGTGCCCGCGATCGCCCTGTCGGTCGGCCCGATGCTGAACGGATGGCACGAGGGGCGGCGCGTCGGCTCCGGAACCATCATCTGGAAAGCCCGCGAGATGCTGGCGAAGGGCGAGATCGATTACGAGGGATTCATCAAGCTGGTCGCTTCGTCATCGCCCTCGACGGGCTATTGCAACACCATGGGCACCGCCACGACGATGAATTCGCTGACCGAGGCCCTGGGCATGTCCCTGCCGGGCTCGGCCGCGATCCCTGCACCCCATCGCGACAGACAGCAATGCGCGTGGGAGACCGGTCGCCAGATCGTGGAGATGGTTGCCGCGGATCGCAAGCCCAGTGACATCATGACGCGGGATGCCTTCCTGAACGCAATCAGGGTGAATTCCGCGATCGGCGGGTCGACCAACGCGCCGATCCACCTCAACGCGGTCGCGCGGCATCTCGGCGTGGAGCTGACGATCGCCGATTGGGAGGAGCACGGGGCGAAGGTCCCCCTGCTCGTCAATCTCCAGCCCGCCGGGGAATATCTCGGCGAGGATTTCCATCGGGCCGGCGGGGTGCCCGCCGTCATGGGCGAATTGCTGCGCAACGGCGAGCTGGACGGATCGGTCATGACCGCCACCGGAAAGACGGTCTCGGAAAATATCGGCACCGCCCGCTCGCTCGACGAGCAGGTCATCCGTCCTTACGGCCAGCCGCTGGCGGAGCACGCGGGGCTGACGGTCCTGTCGGGCAACCTGTTCGACAATGCCGTGATGAAGACTTCGGTCGTCTCGGCCCAATTCCGGTCGCGTTACCTTTCGAACCCGGAATCGCCGAACCGGTTCGAAGGGCGCGCGATCGTGTTCGATGGGCCGGAGGATTATCACCAGCGGATCGACGATCCCGAGCTGGGGGTCGATCAGGATTGCATCCTGATCATGCGCGGTGCCGGGCCGGTGGGCTATCCCGGGGGGGCTGAGGTCGTGAACATGCGTCCGCCCGCCGCCTTGATCCAGGCCGGTATCGATACGCTTCCATGCATCGGCGACGGTCGCCAATCGGGCACCAGCGGATCTCCGTCGGTCCTCAATGCCTCGCCTGAAGCCGCCGTCGGCGGCGGGCTGGCATTGGTGCGAACGGGCGACACGATCCGGATCGACCTGACCGCGCGCAAGGTCGACGTGCTACTGGATGACGAGGAACTCGACCGGCGCCGCCAGGAAATCAGCGACGATAACACAGGTTTGGCACCGGAATCACAGACCCCATGGCAGGAAATACAGCGCAATCTGGTCGGGCAATTCGGCGAAGGCGCGGTGCTGGAATGTGCCGTCGCCTATCAGCGGATCGCCCAGACCAAGGGTCTACCGCGCGACAGTCACTAG
- a CDS encoding FadR/GntR family transcriptional regulator, which yields MLEHLGRAIIVGEYNDAPFPTEAELTQHHGVSRSVTREAVKMLTAKGLLSARPRQGTVVEPAENWNLFDPDVLRWLLERRASVVLLRHFNQLRVAIEPEAAALAARFHQEHDLKLISDGLDRMREAEKGEDDTLSADIAFHVAILEASENPFYRQFRDVVSTALQTSIRFTNKIKGHTASIEDHGAVLDAIAKRDEDGARRAMRHLIGEVLDLIGQDSGDGQGGRAASLP from the coding sequence ATGCTCGAACATCTCGGGCGAGCTATCATCGTGGGCGAATACAACGATGCGCCGTTCCCTACCGAAGCGGAATTGACGCAGCATCACGGGGTCAGTCGCTCCGTCACGCGCGAGGCGGTGAAGATGCTGACGGCCAAGGGATTGCTCAGCGCACGCCCGCGCCAGGGCACGGTCGTCGAGCCGGCGGAGAACTGGAATCTTTTCGACCCCGATGTCCTTCGATGGCTGCTGGAACGAAGAGCCTCGGTCGTCCTCTTGCGCCACTTCAACCAGCTGCGGGTCGCGATCGAACCCGAAGCGGCCGCCTTGGCGGCTCGTTTTCACCAGGAACACGATCTGAAACTCATTTCGGATGGGCTGGACCGGATGCGCGAGGCCGAGAAGGGCGAGGACGATACGCTCTCCGCCGATATCGCCTTCCACGTGGCGATTCTGGAAGCTTCAGAGAACCCGTTCTACCGCCAGTTTCGTGATGTGGTTTCGACGGCGTTGCAGACTTCGATCCGGTTCACCAACAAGATCAAGGGCCACACCGCCAGCATCGAGGACCACGGTGCCGTCCTCGATGCCATCGCCAAGAGGGATGAGGACGGCGCGCGGCGCGCGATGCGACACCTGATCGGTGAAGTGCTCGACCTAATCGGGCAGGATAGCGGCGACGGGCAGGGCGGGCGTGCCGCCTCGCTTCCCTAG
- a CDS encoding Gfo/Idh/MocA family protein, protein MMDFAAIGLGKIAGDQHLPAVAESDFFTLAATVDPDQKADGTPSFESVEALVDSGFQGAAAICTPPAVRFAVAKTALAGGLHVMLEKPPGLSLAEVADLTADADRAGCTLFTAWHSREAAMVAPAKTWLEGRSVRHVDIVWREDIRQWHPGQHWILQEGGFGVFDPGINALSILTEILPGPVEVTDCRLDIPENYASPIAASVQMQLAGGADAHADLDFRESGTQTWEIRIETDDGSMVLADGGARLTIGGEAVPSAGGTDEYPRLYSRFADLIRAGASDVDSAPLGIVLEALKAGEKRKVEPFAF, encoded by the coding sequence ATGATGGATTTCGCTGCAATCGGTTTGGGTAAGATAGCCGGGGACCAGCATCTGCCCGCGGTTGCCGAGAGCGACTTCTTCACCCTCGCGGCCACTGTCGATCCGGACCAGAAGGCCGACGGAACACCGTCGTTCGAAAGCGTGGAAGCGCTCGTGGACAGCGGGTTTCAGGGTGCTGCCGCTATCTGCACGCCCCCTGCAGTCCGCTTCGCAGTGGCGAAAACCGCACTCGCTGGCGGACTGCACGTCATGCTGGAGAAGCCACCCGGCCTCAGCCTGGCCGAGGTCGCGGACCTGACGGCGGATGCGGACCGGGCCGGTTGCACGCTCTTCACCGCATGGCACTCGCGCGAAGCGGCAATGGTCGCTCCCGCGAAAACATGGCTGGAAGGACGATCCGTGCGTCATGTCGATATCGTCTGGCGCGAGGATATCCGCCAATGGCATCCCGGCCAGCACTGGATCCTGCAAGAGGGCGGCTTCGGCGTGTTCGATCCCGGCATCAATGCCCTGTCGATCCTGACCGAAATCCTTCCGGGCCCGGTTGAGGTCACGGATTGCAGGCTGGATATTCCCGAGAACTACGCCTCGCCGATTGCCGCGTCGGTGCAGATGCAACTGGCCGGTGGCGCGGACGCGCACGCCGATCTCGATTTTCGGGAGTCGGGAACGCAGACGTGGGAAATCCGGATCGAGACCGATGACGGCTCCATGGTCCTCGCGGATGGAGGAGCCCGCTTGACGATCGGCGGTGAGGCCGTTCCGTCCGCGGGCGGCACGGACGAATATCCGCGCCTCTACAGCCGGTTCGCCGACCTGATCCGGGCCGGTGCGAGCGATGTCGACAGCGCGCCGCTCGGGATCGTGCTGGAGGCGCTAAAGGCGGGCGAGAAGCGAAAGGTTGAACCCTTCGCATTCTAG
- a CDS encoding dipeptidase, whose amino-acid sequence MKMTRLVLTVLAAGLAVAAPASAQDYDARVDRVLAETPLIDGHNDLPEMLRENAPDKRWTMDLQDISADPAQYNTDIRRLREGKVGGQFWSVWVSPTLPGDEQVIETLEQIDLVKSIVARYPETFALARTAADVRRAHKAGRIASMIGVEGGGQIDGNLSILRTYAALGAGYLTLTHSITIDWADSATDNPQHDGLTPFGEDVVRELNRLGMLVDLSHVSEATMRDALRVTKAPIIFSHSNARALNDHPRNVSDEVLKLVRENGGVVMVNYADPYVSDAFRRWSADRGAERTRLNAPPYGGLAIGQPEKAAALFEEWLAAHPAPKVTLSEVADHIEHIAKVAGVDHVGIGSDFDGVGNQLPEGLEDVSTYPALLKELMRRGWSDGDIAKLAGENVLRVMEAVEAVAAQERAENRS is encoded by the coding sequence ATGAAGATGACACGCCTTGTTCTTACAGTCCTTGCAGCCGGGCTTGCCGTCGCCGCCCCGGCTTCCGCGCAGGATTACGATGCGCGGGTGGACCGCGTGCTGGCCGAAACCCCGCTGATCGATGGGCATAACGACCTGCCGGAAATGCTGCGAGAGAACGCCCCGGACAAGCGCTGGACCATGGACCTGCAAGATATCTCGGCGGACCCGGCGCAGTACAATACCGACATCCGGCGGCTGAGAGAAGGCAAGGTCGGGGGCCAGTTCTGGTCCGTCTGGGTGTCCCCCACCCTGCCCGGCGACGAGCAGGTGATCGAGACGCTGGAGCAGATCGACCTCGTGAAATCGATCGTCGCGCGGTATCCCGAAACCTTCGCGCTCGCCCGCACTGCCGCCGACGTGCGGCGCGCGCACAAGGCCGGCAGGATCGCCTCGATGATCGGCGTGGAGGGCGGCGGCCAGATCGACGGCAATCTCTCCATCCTGCGGACCTATGCCGCATTGGGCGCAGGCTATCTGACCCTCACCCATTCCATCACCATCGATTGGGCGGATTCGGCCACCGACAACCCGCAGCATGACGGGCTGACCCCGTTCGGGGAGGATGTCGTGCGCGAGCTGAACCGGCTGGGAATGCTCGTCGACCTGAGCCATGTCAGCGAAGCGACCATGCGCGACGCTCTGCGGGTCACCAAGGCACCGATCATTTTCTCCCATTCGAACGCCCGCGCCCTGAACGATCATCCGCGCAATGTGTCCGACGAGGTGCTTAAGCTCGTTCGCGAGAACGGCGGCGTGGTCATGGTCAATTATGCCGACCCCTATGTCTCCGATGCCTTTCGCCGCTGGTCGGCGGATCGGGGCGCCGAAAGAACGCGGCTGAACGCACCGCCCTACGGGGGATTGGCGATCGGTCAGCCGGAGAAAGCCGCCGCACTTTTCGAAGAGTGGCTCGCGGCCCATCCCGCGCCCAAGGTCACGCTGAGCGAAGTGGCCGATCACATCGAGCACATCGCGAAGGTCGCAGGCGTGGATCACGTCGGAATCGGATCGGATTTCGACGGCGTCGGCAACCAGTTGCCCGAAGGGCTGGAGGACGTTTCAACCTATCCGGCGCTGCTCAAGGAACTGATGCGCCGGGGGTGGAGCGATGGCGATATCGCGAAACTGGCCGGAGAAAACGTCCTGCGGGTGATGGAAGCGGTCGAAGCGGTCGCCGCGCAGGAGAGGGCGGAAAACCGGAGCTGA